The following are encoded in a window of Elusimicrobiota bacterium genomic DNA:
- a CDS encoding segregation/condensation protein A — protein sequence MTETTMNEVKLDVFEGPLDLLLYLIKKNDLDIYDIPISRITSEYLGVLDLLKDMDLNLAGEYLVMAATLMQIKAKSLLPAPPSDAEEEDPRTDLVHRLLEYQRFKEVSRHLEQKLQSAKDVHFRGSPVLNDIDYTMEASLFDLLDAFRDVLKNLKPRFREIDTDDIPIEVKIKDVLAFLASRPFATFKEILQRESTRRGLIITFLAVLELIRLRQIAARQTESFGDIRVYHANALPSELQTEPVAQEPETVPVGPLPDNPEGFGTPPSEGK from the coding sequence ATGACCGAAACCACCATGAACGAAGTGAAGCTGGACGTGTTCGAGGGGCCCCTCGACCTTCTGCTTTATCTCATAAAGAAAAACGACCTGGATATATACGATATCCCCATTTCACGTATCACCTCGGAATATCTGGGCGTGTTGGACCTCTTGAAAGACATGGATTTGAATTTGGCAGGAGAATACTTGGTGATGGCTGCCACGTTAATGCAGATCAAAGCGAAAAGTCTTCTTCCCGCGCCTCCTTCCGATGCGGAAGAAGAAGACCCTCGAACCGATCTCGTTCATCGACTCCTTGAATACCAACGGTTCAAAGAAGTGTCCCGACATCTTGAGCAGAAGCTTCAGTCCGCGAAAGACGTTCATTTTCGGGGATCACCGGTTTTGAACGACATCGATTACACCATGGAGGCGTCCCTGTTTGATTTACTGGACGCTTTCCGGGATGTTTTAAAGAATCTCAAACCGCGATTCCGGGAAATCGATACGGATGACATCCCGATCGAAGTTAAAATTAAGGACGTTTTGGCGTTTCTGGCGTCCCGTCCGTTTGCGACCTTCAAAGAAATATTGCAACGGGAATCCACACGGCGTGGTTTGATTATTACGTTTTTGGCGGTTTTGGAACTGATTCGATTGCGGCAGATTGCGGCGCGGCAAACAGAATCTTTTGGAGACATTCGTGTGTACCATGCAAACGCGTTGCCCTCGGAGCTTCAAACGGAACCGGTGGCTCAAGAACCGGAAACGGTTCCGGTGGGACCTCTTCCGGATAACCCAGAAGGTTTTGGTACGCCCCCCTCGGAGGGAAAGTGA
- the trpS gene encoding tryptophan--tRNA ligase has protein sequence MTPLIPVLSGMRPTGKLHLGNYWGALVPWINLQKGEKHRCFFMVADLHALTTGYEDTKDLQGNIHDMVLDWLAAGLDPEKCVFFVQSRVPEHSELSLIFSMMTPLGWLERIPTYKEQLREISGREITTHGFLGYPVLQAADILLYKAQAVPVGEDQLSHLELTQEIARRFNRLYGNVFPEPKAILGHAPRVPGLDGRKMSKSYGNSVELSDTPEILWQKIQKMFTDPSKLRANDPGHPDGCVVFALHKIYNRDAAVREKECREGQIGCMPCKKHLLSLLDPLKEIQEKRAQLAQTPNLVRDVLEDGTGRARAVAQETLAEVHSVLGLRTK, from the coding sequence ATGACTCCTCTTATCCCTGTTCTCTCTGGAATGCGGCCCACCGGAAAATTGCACTTGGGCAACTATTGGGGTGCGCTTGTACCCTGGATCAATCTCCAAAAGGGGGAAAAACATCGGTGTTTTTTTATGGTGGCGGATTTGCATGCCCTGACGACCGGGTATGAAGACACCAAGGATCTCCAAGGCAACATCCACGATATGGTTTTGGATTGGTTGGCGGCTGGTTTGGATCCTGAAAAATGTGTTTTTTTTGTTCAATCCAGGGTTCCCGAACACTCCGAGTTGTCGTTGATTTTCTCCATGATGACCCCCTTGGGGTGGTTGGAACGGATCCCCACGTATAAAGAGCAATTGCGAGAGATCTCGGGAAGAGAAATCACCACCCACGGTTTTTTAGGGTATCCTGTGCTCCAGGCCGCGGACATCCTTCTTTACAAGGCTCAAGCCGTCCCCGTGGGGGAAGACCAGCTCTCGCATCTTGAACTGACCCAGGAAATTGCTCGACGTTTTAATCGTTTGTATGGGAATGTGTTTCCTGAACCCAAGGCGATTTTGGGCCACGCTCCTCGGGTTCCCGGTTTGGACGGCCGTAAAATGTCGAAATCTTATGGGAATTCTGTCGAATTAAGTGATACCCCCGAAATCTTGTGGCAAAAAATTCAGAAAATGTTTACCGATCCATCCAAACTTCGCGCCAACGATCCGGGACATCCTGACGGATGCGTTGTTTTCGCTCTGCACAAGATTTATAATCGCGACGCCGCTGTCCGGGAAAAGGAATGTCGGGAAGGGCAGATCGGTTGTATGCCTTGTAAAAAACATCTGTTGTCTCTTCTCGATCCTTTGAAAGAAATTCAGGAGAAAAGGGCCCAGTTGGCCCAAACGCCGAACCTGGTTCGGGACGTTTTAGAAGACGGTACGGGACGGGCGCGGGCCGTCGCCCAAGAAACATTGGCGGAAGTTCACTCTGTTTTGGGCCTAAGGACAAAATGA
- a CDS encoding CCA tRNA nucleotidyltransferase, with product MGRSAAERGISAALVGGCVRDLWLNLSPNDWDVVIEGAVPSLVRGVAKDLSARLIEHPRFRTYTLEFSDATRMDVATARSEVYPKPGELPVVRPSTLAEDARRRDFTSNALYLKLHPYFGEIWDPTGGREDMRAGLLRVLHEKSFVDDPTRLFRAARYAARYGWSVENKTLNLIQKAVGEGRLLSVSRVRLRHELFHILEEVNPTPALRLAWEWGLWKSWDERLCFSEKKGDQITNLPREHPPAQRLAAFLGPDPLIAESVLKGFSTPTDLRRRVIGFLLSGAGRSFS from the coding sequence TTGGGTCGATCTGCGGCTGAACGGGGGATATCCGCGGCGCTTGTGGGCGGGTGTGTACGAGACCTGTGGTTGAATTTGTCTCCAAACGATTGGGATGTGGTTATCGAAGGGGCTGTGCCTTCACTGGTTCGTGGGGTGGCCAAGGATTTATCGGCTCGTTTGATTGAACACCCGCGGTTTCGGACGTATACCCTGGAATTTTCTGATGCCACGCGAATGGATGTTGCTACCGCGCGGTCGGAAGTCTATCCGAAGCCAGGCGAACTACCGGTTGTTCGTCCATCGACTTTAGCGGAAGATGCTCGCCGCCGGGATTTTACGTCCAATGCCCTTTATCTTAAACTCCATCCCTATTTTGGAGAAATTTGGGATCCCACAGGTGGCCGAGAAGACATGCGGGCCGGGCTTCTCCGCGTCTTGCATGAAAAAAGTTTTGTTGACGACCCTACTCGTCTCTTCCGCGCCGCCCGCTACGCCGCCCGCTACGGTTGGTCCGTAGAAAATAAGACTTTAAATCTTATCCAAAAAGCGGTGGGGGAAGGGCGTCTTCTCTCTGTCAGTCGGGTCAGGCTTCGGCACGAACTGTTCCATATCTTGGAGGAGGTGAATCCCACCCCCGCCTTGCGGTTGGCTTGGGAATGGGGGTTGTGGAAGTCTTGGGATGAACGTTTGTGTTTTTCAGAGAAAAAGGGTGACCAGATAACAAACCTCCCACGAGAACACCCTCCCGCTCAAAGGTTGGCCGCTTTTTTGGGGCCGGATCCCTTGATCGCCGAATCAGTTCTTAAAGGTTTCTCCACACCGACGGATTTACGTCGACGGGTCATCGGGTTCCTTCTGTCGGGGGCGGGACGCTCTTTTTCTTGA
- a CDS encoding tetratricopeptide repeat protein — protein MGLKRIIAVLGLFLWGVIPAAGLTHRDWADPLQSLARSSSPLKLASSFLVARDTGTVHQFRESLIARGKPETANQIWFLEELFAGNNAGAAQALELLDRASVWTEDQEKYLSRLTEIQRGFEETKSDMFHVRTSSAEAFLSPYVLAALENAQSRVAEFLGSSSTLPVPVEIYTSVDDFVFASGYSIKTLERTGVVSAVVFGRVMAVSPGATVFGYRWIDALVHEHVHASLAPISGALCPNWLQEGTARYLELLWRHSAGFVHPPRDRALLTRAVLSEGGKGLLSFHDLDVSFRHLSSPDQVDLALAQVADVVHFIVNEFGEEKLRALLRSFRESSRSDGFRLTLGISEGELEKNWRDSLADLTENPTELERGALGSVVRFGFETESPLVVGEVERRIRLGDGLRKKGASEAAVLEYKKAVEFAPDNGVALARLAGVYQTMGRTKSAEELLVRATAKNPAYVVPFVLLGELYFEQGRYEETQGVLQQALEINPFDSKIHELLGLIAVDVGNFALARQSLELALRFDPDNDDLRRVLRRMPKGR, from the coding sequence ATGGGACTGAAAAGAATTATCGCTGTTTTAGGGCTATTCCTATGGGGGGTGATTCCTGCGGCGGGATTAACCCACCGCGACTGGGCGGACCCCCTTCAGTCTCTGGCGCGATCATCTTCCCCCTTGAAATTAGCAAGTTCTTTTTTAGTGGCCCGGGACACGGGAACGGTTCATCAATTTCGGGAATCGTTGATCGCGCGGGGAAAACCGGAAACCGCCAACCAGATCTGGTTCTTAGAAGAACTTTTTGCTGGGAATAACGCGGGAGCGGCGCAGGCCCTTGAACTTTTGGATCGGGCTTCGGTATGGACAGAGGACCAGGAAAAGTATTTGAGCCGGCTCACGGAGATTCAGCGGGGGTTCGAAGAAACCAAATCGGACATGTTTCATGTCCGGACATCCTCGGCGGAGGCTTTCCTTTCTCCTTACGTGTTGGCCGCCTTGGAAAACGCTCAATCGCGTGTGGCGGAATTTTTGGGGTCTTCTTCCACTCTTCCCGTTCCCGTCGAGATTTATACATCTGTTGATGATTTTGTTTTCGCATCGGGGTATTCAATAAAAACATTGGAACGGACAGGGGTGGTTTCTGCGGTTGTGTTCGGTCGTGTTATGGCGGTTTCCCCGGGGGCGACCGTGTTCGGATACCGTTGGATTGACGCGTTGGTTCATGAACACGTGCACGCGAGCCTCGCCCCTATTTCCGGGGCTCTTTGCCCCAACTGGTTGCAAGAGGGGACCGCTCGTTATTTGGAGCTGCTTTGGCGTCACTCGGCCGGATTTGTTCACCCGCCTCGGGATCGTGCCCTCCTGACGCGAGCCGTTTTGTCGGAAGGAGGGAAAGGCTTGTTGTCCTTTCATGACCTGGACGTTTCCTTCCGACACCTTTCTTCTCCAGATCAAGTGGACTTGGCGTTGGCGCAAGTGGCCGATGTGGTCCACTTTATCGTGAATGAGTTCGGTGAGGAGAAACTGCGGGCTTTACTCCGTTCTTTTCGAGAATCGAGCCGATCGGATGGTTTTCGCCTCACCCTGGGAATCTCGGAAGGGGAATTGGAAAAAAATTGGCGGGACTCGTTGGCCGACTTGACTGAGAACCCTACTGAATTAGAGCGGGGGGCGCTTGGGTCTGTGGTTCGATTTGGGTTTGAGACGGAGTCTCCTTTGGTCGTGGGTGAAGTGGAAAGGCGGATCCGTTTGGGCGACGGTTTGCGAAAAAAAGGGGCGTCCGAAGCGGCGGTCCTGGAATACAAAAAAGCGGTGGAATTTGCGCCGGACAACGGGGTGGCTTTGGCACGCCTGGCCGGGGTTTATCAAACCATGGGTCGAACAAAATCAGCGGAAGAGCTTCTCGTGCGCGCGACGGCAAAGAACCCGGCTTATGTTGTCCCTTTTGTCCTTTTAGGGGAACTTTATTTTGAGCAGGGGCGGTATGAGGAGACTCAAGGGGTGTTGCAACAAGCCCTTGAAATCAATCCGTTCGATTCCAAGATACATGAACTCCTGGGACTTATTGCCGTGGATGTGGGGAACTTCGCCCTGGCGCGCCAGTCCCTGGAATTGGCGTTGCGATTTGACCCGGATAACGATGACCTCCGGCGGGTTCTACGTCGCATGCCGAAGGGAAGGTAA
- a CDS encoding VIT1/CCC1 transporter family protein, with the protein MTHLILDTAARARGEELVLDELFDLRLYERLRGVSRGGLSEMLDRLVAVEAKHYAFWQDFFSIRRSDLDWGRRLKLSLVTVICRMVGPSAILLVLEGIEVYGIRKYLTLWDTYRDTPFGQALKDTLMDEFQHEDEIVSGFSGRKINPERVRGIFLGFNDGLVEILGAVSGFFAALRDPPLVLAASVAVAVAGALSMAAGAYAATSSEREIERVQKGKALFLGQKDYENTPGSPVSTGVLVGISYFIGASLPVLPVLFGARNALFSVAAGALATVVVSSVLAFLSGMDVRRRIALNLGVIALAVTITTLIGVVVHRLWGVSL; encoded by the coding sequence ATGACACATTTAATTCTAGATACCGCGGCACGGGCTCGGGGTGAAGAATTGGTCTTGGATGAGCTTTTCGATTTGCGTCTCTATGAGCGCTTGCGTGGTGTTTCACGCGGAGGGCTATCGGAAATGTTGGACCGGCTGGTGGCGGTTGAAGCCAAGCATTACGCGTTTTGGCAGGATTTCTTTTCGATTCGACGGTCCGATCTGGATTGGGGACGCCGTCTCAAATTATCCCTTGTGACGGTGATCTGTCGCATGGTGGGCCCTTCCGCCATCCTCTTGGTTTTGGAGGGAATTGAGGTGTATGGGATCCGAAAATATTTGACCTTGTGGGACACGTATCGGGATACCCCGTTTGGGCAGGCACTCAAAGACACCCTGATGGATGAGTTTCAGCATGAGGACGAAATCGTTTCCGGTTTCTCGGGTCGGAAAATAAATCCGGAACGGGTGCGGGGAATCTTTCTTGGATTTAACGATGGGTTGGTGGAAATATTGGGGGCCGTTAGCGGTTTTTTTGCCGCGTTGCGGGACCCCCCGTTGGTTTTGGCCGCAAGCGTGGCCGTGGCCGTGGCGGGGGCTCTTTCTATGGCGGCGGGAGCCTATGCCGCCACAAGTTCTGAACGAGAGATTGAACGGGTACAGAAGGGGAAAGCCCTTTTCCTGGGACAAAAAGATTATGAAAATACACCCGGATCTCCTGTCTCCACCGGTGTTCTTGTGGGCATCAGTTATTTTATTGGGGCAAGTCTTCCCGTGTTGCCTGTCCTCTTTGGAGCGAGGAACGCTCTGTTTTCTGTGGCGGCGGGCGCTTTAGCAACGGTTGTTGTTTCTTCTGTCTTGGCGTTTTTGTCCGGTATGGATGTCCGGCGCCGGATCGCTTTAAACCTGGGGGTGATCGCTCTTGCGGTGACCATTACGACACTGATCGGGGTGGTGGTCCATCGTTTATGGGGTGTCTCCCTTTAA
- a CDS encoding 7-cyano-7-deazaguanine synthase, whose amino-acid sequence MIRREKVIVLTSGGFDSAALLAWAVQRYRLVQPLYCRFGLRWEKAELYWLKKFLAAYQPSGLLPLSVLENSFKSQYRTHWSLTGEGVPGICSPDPSVYLPGRNIALLSQAGIYAAKNDYKDIVLGTLASNPFPDATPQFFRSMGQALTHGLEKKIRIGAPFRKTSKQKVFKLFPNLPFHLVFSCLNPKRLRPCGDCNKCAELTRLTRSLPLGARTSQAQRAWHLRRQSR is encoded by the coding sequence ATGATTCGTCGAGAGAAAGTGATTGTGTTGACCAGCGGAGGGTTCGACAGCGCGGCCCTACTCGCTTGGGCGGTACAACGCTATCGCCTGGTGCAGCCCCTCTATTGTCGGTTCGGATTGCGATGGGAAAAAGCTGAACTTTATTGGCTTAAGAAATTCCTCGCCGCTTACCAACCTTCCGGCCTTCTGCCCCTCTCTGTGCTAGAGAATTCATTTAAAAGCCAATACAGAACCCATTGGAGTCTCACAGGGGAAGGCGTCCCAGGAATCTGTTCCCCAGATCCCTCGGTCTATTTGCCTGGAAGAAACATTGCTTTGCTTTCCCAGGCAGGGATATACGCTGCAAAAAACGATTATAAAGATATCGTCCTAGGCACTCTTGCGTCGAACCCCTTTCCAGACGCCACCCCTCAGTTTTTTCGGTCCATGGGACAGGCGTTAACTCACGGCCTTGAAAAAAAAATTCGAATTGGGGCCCCATTCCGAAAAACCTCAAAACAAAAAGTATTCAAATTATTTCCAAACCTTCCCTTCCATCTTGTCTTTTCCTGCCTTAATCCCAAACGTTTACGTCCCTGTGGAGACTGCAACAAATGCGCGGAATTAACTCGATTAACCCGGAGTCTTCCGTTGGGCGCGAGGACCAGCCAGGCTCAGAGAGCCTGGCACCTGAGGCGGCAGAGCCGCTGA
- a CDS encoding 50S ribosomal protein L1, with product MRRRIKELQKQVDPAKRYSIEEAVSLVKQTAKAKFDETVEIHVRLGVDAKKGDQNVRGTVSLPFGTGKSKKVVVVAKGDKLKEAQDAGADEAGEADIIEKISKGWLDFDVLVATPDAMRDLTKLAKTLGPKGLMPNPKSGTVTFDIARTVKELKAGRVEFKMDSTGIVHSILGKASFPVGNLVGNARAFLEAIENAKPSTAKGTFIRTIAMSSTMGPGVGVVTESVKK from the coding sequence ATGAGACGTCGCATTAAAGAACTTCAAAAACAAGTTGACCCCGCCAAGCGTTATTCCATAGAAGAAGCTGTCTCATTGGTAAAACAGACCGCGAAAGCTAAATTTGATGAAACGGTTGAAATTCATGTGCGTCTCGGTGTGGACGCCAAAAAAGGCGACCAAAATGTGCGGGGAACTGTATCTCTTCCCTTTGGAACAGGAAAATCAAAAAAGGTTGTGGTGGTGGCGAAAGGGGATAAGTTGAAGGAAGCCCAAGACGCTGGTGCGGATGAAGCGGGGGAAGCGGATATCATTGAAAAAATTTCAAAGGGGTGGTTGGATTTTGATGTTTTGGTGGCCACTCCTGACGCGATGCGGGACCTGACGAAACTTGCCAAAACGCTAGGGCCCAAGGGTTTGATGCCGAATCCGAAATCAGGAACGGTGACGTTTGATATCGCCCGTACGGTGAAGGAACTAAAAGCGGGGCGGGTGGAGTTTAAGATGGATTCGACGGGGATTGTCCATTCTATTTTGGGCAAGGCATCGTTCCCTGTGGGAAATTTGGTCGGGAATGCGCGAGCCTTCTTAGAAGCCATTGAGAACGCGAAACCGTCAACGGCGAAGGGTACCTTTATTCGAACGATCGCCATGTCCTCGACCATGGGGCCCGGTGTTGGAGTTGTTACGGAATCTGTTAAAAAATAA
- the rplK gene encoding 50S ribosomal protein L11, which translates to MAPVKKIKTQIKLQIPAAGANPAPPVGPALGQHGVNIMDFCKQFNDRTKTMEAGMTIPAVITVFEDRSFTFITKMPPVSALIKKSAGLAKASAQPNKTKVGKLTRPQLEDIAKTKMPDLNAPDIEAAIRMVKGTARSMGVDTAE; encoded by the coding sequence ATGGCCCCTGTCAAAAAAATAAAAACCCAAATCAAACTTCAAATTCCTGCCGCTGGTGCAAACCCGGCCCCTCCTGTGGGGCCCGCACTGGGCCAACATGGCGTCAATATTATGGATTTCTGTAAGCAATTCAACGATCGAACGAAGACCATGGAAGCCGGGATGACCATTCCGGCTGTCATCACGGTTTTTGAAGATCGTAGTTTTACTTTTATTACAAAAATGCCCCCCGTTTCGGCATTGATTAAAAAGTCTGCGGGATTGGCTAAAGCCAGTGCCCAGCCGAACAAAACCAAAGTGGGAAAACTTACACGCCCACAATTGGAAGATATTGCCAAAACCAAAATGCCGGATTTAAATGCCCCGGACATTGAGGCCGCTATTCGAATGGTGAAAGGCACCGCCCGCAGCATGGGTGTGGACACCGCTGAATAA
- the nusG gene encoding transcription termination/antitermination factor NusG gives MARGWYVIHTYSGHEDKVKALVEKTAIQQGLNERIFQLLIPTEDVVELRRNKKQVKKRKFFPGYVLVDMDVDNQTYWMIRNTAGVTGFLGGVNPTSLPESEIQSLLQLTVAPPDHKPRPAVLFDKGEKVRIKEGPFRHFFGMVEEINEDRAKLRVTVDIFGRSTPVELDYLQVEKL, from the coding sequence GTGGCCCGTGGCTGGTATGTTATTCATACGTATTCTGGACATGAAGATAAGGTGAAGGCTCTGGTTGAGAAAACGGCAATTCAGCAAGGTCTCAATGAGAGGATTTTTCAACTTTTGATTCCCACCGAAGATGTTGTGGAACTTCGGCGAAACAAAAAGCAAGTCAAGAAACGGAAGTTTTTTCCTGGCTATGTTTTGGTTGACATGGATGTTGACAATCAGACCTACTGGATGATTCGAAACACCGCTGGGGTGACCGGATTTTTGGGTGGAGTGAATCCCACATCGTTGCCTGAATCGGAAATTCAGTCCCTTCTTCAACTCACGGTGGCGCCCCCAGATCACAAACCGCGTCCCGCTGTCTTGTTTGACAAAGGGGAGAAAGTCCGTATTAAAGAAGGGCCTTTCCGTCACTTCTTTGGTATGGTGGAAGAAATTAATGAAGACCGGGCCAAGTTACGGGTCACGGTGGATATTTTTGGGCGATCGACGCCCGTTGAGTTGGACTATCTGCAAGTGGAGAAACTTTAA
- the secE gene encoding preprotein translocase subunit SecE: protein MGKIRELFQFFREAYEELKKVSWLTRPQMMASTWLVILLVIVFAVFVGALDFVISRSFNFIIS from the coding sequence TTGGGAAAGATTCGAGAACTCTTTCAGTTTTTTCGCGAAGCGTATGAGGAACTTAAAAAAGTTTCTTGGCTAACTCGTCCGCAGATGATGGCTTCCACATGGCTTGTGATCCTTCTGGTCATTGTGTTTGCTGTTTTTGTGGGTGCGTTGGATTTTGTTATTTCGAGAAGTTTTAATTTTATTATCTCCTAA